The nucleotide window TAGGCTCTACAGCTATAGTAACCACGGGCTCAGATATGTAATGTAATCTTTCAAAACTTCCTTGGACATTACTGAAACCAACAGAAATTGCTGTCTCTCCGGATCTGGCCCTGTCTAAACCTAATACTGCCGCAATATTGCCTGCTGGAATTTCCTCCGCAAGTTCTCTAGTTGGACCCATGTATAAGCTTACTTGAAGTATCCTCTGTGAAGTCTTAGCGTTAACTAACCATAATTCCTCACCAGATCTAAGGGTACCTGAGAATACTCTACCTGTTGCCACTAACCCTGCATGAGGATCAACCTTCATATCGGTTATCATAAATACTATGGGACCATTCGGATCAGCATTTAACATTGCTTTAGCTAATTCATTATCTAGATCCCCTTTCCAGATTTTTGGAATCCTATACTTCTGCGCTTCAATAGGATTAGGAACGAACTTTATAGCAGCATCTAATAATGCTTCATTAATGGGAGCTTGTGCGGCTAATTCTTCAAGTTTAGACTTATCAGAAGCAGTGTACGCATCAATAACATTCTTCATATTAATTCCTTTTTTCTGTGCCATAGGTAAACTAAATCCCCATTTATCTTTTGCAGACCCAAATATCACATTTCCAGCTTGTGGATTAATCATCCATTTTTCTTTAAATTCCGGTTCTCCATACATATCAATTAAATTATTAACTTGTCTAATTATATCTAATAACCTATTTAACATTTCTTGGGGACTTAACTTTAGTTCCTTTACTAATCTATCTACTTTGTTTATAAATAGAATTGGTCTAACTCTCTCTTCTAAACTTTGCCTCAATACTGTCTCAGTTTGTGTCATAATTCCTTCTACTGCATCTACAACTACTATCGAACCATCTAAAACCCTTAGACTTCTTGTAACTCTTCCGCTGAAATCAACGTGCCCAGGAGTATCAATTAGATTAATGACGTAACCTTTACCCTCCGCTTCGTGATATAAACTAATGTTAGCAGCCTTTACTGTTATACCTCTCTGTTGCTCTACGTTTAAATAATCTAAAGCCAAAGCTTCGCCGGCTACTTTAGGAGATATTATACCTGATGCTGCCAGTAACGTATCGCTAGTTGTGGTTTTTCCGTGATCCACATGAGCAATTATACCTATATTTCTAACTCTTGTTCTATCTTTCATTAGGCTTAGAACTTGCTCTACTGTCTTATATCTAGGCAAATGAAATCACCAACTTCTTGCACTTAAACTTATTTAGACCCATATTAAAAGGTAATGCTAAAAAAGAGACTAAAAAATCTAAAGGAAATCAAATAAAGAGGTAGTTTTCTTACTATCATTATCTAAGTTAGTTTTAGAATAATGCGTCCTTAAAATTTTATAAATATCTTCAGCTTTTTTCCTACTACCTAGTGCTTTTTCCAGTTCTGATATAGATGCATTGCAAATATTCTGTATAGTTCCAAACTTAAGTAGTAGCCTTTCGGCTAGGATAGAACCAACATTAGGAAAAGACTCTACAATGTAAAGTTGTATATCAGAAACACTTTCCAATTTAGCCTTATTATGTAAACTAATTCGATTACTCTTGTTTTCACCAAATTGGAATTTTTCAGCTATTTTTTTCAAAACTTCTGCCGTATCTTTTTTGTCCCTAGAATAAAACACTTTAACATCATAATCAATTGTAGCAGAAATTAACGCATTGTTAATTGCTCTCCACTTTTCAGTTATCTTCCTAATATCATTAATATCGCCCTCTACGAGTAATATTGGAAAACGATAAACCTCTGAAAGCCTGCTAATTTGGTCAAAAAACCTTTTGTCAAAAACTGAATTTACTAGATCATTTACTGATTTCCTCTCTACTGCAACATCATCAGTTATTACATAATCAGCTACAGTAAGTTGAGAAAATATTACTGTAATTCCTAACTCCTTTAATAATTCTGGTATGCCACTAGCCTTTTCCCTATCATCAGCATAAATTCTAATTACCATAACACTAATAAGTTACTTTGCTTAAGCTTTTATACCTGTTTGGCCACCTTGCGGATAATACTTCGATAGCATGTCATTTATTTTAGCCTGCAAGTCTTCTAGTTGCTTTCTTAAAATACTTTCTTGCTTCTGATAAGTCCTCGATCTGAGTTCTAACAATTCCTTCCTATCATTAAGCTCCTTTTCTACTGATGTCTTATCTGACTTAACTAATAGATTCCCAACAATCTTATAAATGGTTGCATCTGCATTGAGAACGGATAACTCTTCCAATACCTTATTTATCTCCCTTAACTCATTCTCTATGGTAGACTTTTCTAACAATAATCTATCAAGCTGATCTTTTAACTGTTGAAACTTAGCTAGTTGAGCTTGAACTTCTGGAGGTAATTTCTCGGCCACTTTTTTCCACCTCTTCCAGTGACTTTAGAATTGTATAGATCCAAAGTATATAAGAGTTCATTATAGCCCTAGCTCTTGTAATTGATGGTGCATCTATCTCAATCTGCAAAGGAGATTTCCTAATTTTTACATATTTAGTATCTATCTTTTCAATTATTATTGAATTATATATAATTTCTTGTAGTTCGATCTTATTGGAATTATCTACATAGAGCGAAATCTGTATTTTCACGCTTCTAATATCATCTTCAAAAACTTAATATTTTTCGTAGTTAACATAAACAGAAGTTCACAAATATTGGTATGGATAAGCCTTGAGTTCACAACAACGTCACAATTATTTGTTAAGTTGTACATATTCATATCAACTAGAAAATCCCTTAGAAAATCACATTCGTTTAGTTTTATGCACACATTACTATGCCCTTTTATCTGGTTTAATGATACGTTGTAGTCAGAAGGTAACGACAAACCACTTAATTTAAAAAAGTATTTTATAGAGAGGCTCTCTAAATCATAAACAATTATCCTTAGTGGATTCCCATTCTTGGCTAATACGAACAATAAATATAATGCCCCTAAATTAATAGCCCTTTCAAATATTTCTATCTTACTTTTTTTACCACGCGTAATTTTAACTGAATCTGGCAATACAAAAGTTAAAACATTTAAAAAATTTCTTGTCCTAATACTAGGGTCTCTAGACGAAGTTATAACTATTCTAGTACGGTGTATATGCAAGACCTGCCCACTTAGAATTACATTTCTTGCAATACCATATCCCGGAAGCTAACCTGATAACCTTACCGGTAGTCTTACAATAGGGACATTGATGTTCATCGTACCTCTTCTCCATTATTTCTTTCCACTTTTTCCTTAGAGTAGATCCATATCTAGCTCCGAACCTTCCCGAAATTCCCGTGACTTTACCCATAATTGTCACCTAATAATTAGATTCCTAGATGCTTTTTAAGTTCTTCTAAAAGCTTAACTGCTGTTGATCTTGCTGTATTCTCAGCTTGATCAATGTCTTGTAAAGACATACTGCCCTTTCCACTCTTTTGAATCCCTACTATTTTTAGATCAGGAGTATAGGAAAAGGAAATTTTAGCATCCATTATTGATTCTTCATCCAAATCTGGATCTACTACCAAATATTTATCAACTTTTGCTACAGAAATTGTAACTACTGGATAGTTCAATGGTAATTTTCCCACAACCTCATTTTTATTAACGCTAATCCCGTTAGAATGTTGTTCTACCTTGTACACTTTAGTATTATACAATGCTGCAACTGAAGCTAACGTGCATGCGTCTAGTACATTTCCACCATAATCCAATACATAAACATCTAGCCACACTGTCCATACGCTTTTACCTGGTTCTATCACAAGTTTAGTTAGATCTAAAGCTTTGGAATCTCTTAAACTTCTATCTACTACTCTAGCTAATTCAATTGCATTCTCATCTGGAGGTCCAGGCTCGAAGGTCTCATAAGCTAACGGTAAAAGTTCAACGTTCACGATAAGGTTGCCTTGGTTAGGAGTATCTTCGTAAGGTTTGTCTATTTCGAGTTTGGTCCCAGCTAATACCATTGTTGTGCCTAACTTAACTAAAGCAGAACCATCAGCTTTTTTTGCGTAATCTAGTGTTATCGAAAGAGGCCTATAATCCGTTAATTTTCTTCCATCTTGCCTAATGCCTTTCTCAAAAAGACTTACTATACTTTCCTTTTTAATTATAGGTATAATATTCTGGTTTGATGGAGTAGAAGACAACGCTATACACCCTCTTCTTTAAACTCTACATACTTACTTTTTAGAGCCTCTCTCTCTAAATTATATATTATATTTATACCCTTAACTGCTAGATCAAAAGCTTGCCTAAACTCATCTGGTGTCATACTACCATTTAGTTGAAATAACGTTACTTGGTTTAAAGATGGCATCATTGCAATAGGCATGTCAGCCTCTCCCCACATATCCTCGGTTTCATTTAAATCTAGAATTATTACACCATCAGCCTTCCCTACAGCCACTCCAGCTATTAAATCCCTCATAGGAATTCCAGCATCTGCTAGTGCTAAGGAGGCGGCCATTAATGAAACTAATCTGGATCCAGCATCTGCTTGTAATATTTCAGTAAATACATCTATAGCAGTTCTAGGAAACAGCTCTACTAAAACTGCTGATTCTAAAGCCTCTCTTATAACCTTAGAAAGCTCAATCTCTCTTCTGCTAGGTGCTGGATTCTTTCTCTCATCCGTAGAGAATGGTGTCATGTGATATCTCACTCTAAGTACTGCCCTATCTGGAAGAGATAGGTGCCTTGGATGCATCTCCTTAGGACCGTAAACTGCAGCTATAGCCTTCGTATTTCCCATTTCAAAAATTGCCGAGCCATCAGCATTTTTGAGAACACCTAATTCTATCTTTATACTTCTTAATTCATCTGGCTTTCTACCATCTGTTCGCTTTCCATCATCAAGAATTAGTTTTGGTCTCTCCACTTGAAGCATTTCTCTCACCTAATTTTTCCTCAATGAATTGTTTTATTCTATCTGTTAATCCTTTTATATGTGACTCATTCTCGATCTTCCTAATTGCCTCAATTAAAATTTCTTCAGAAAAGCGTGAAGGGCAAGTAGCCCATATCCTACCATTGTTAGCAACAAAAATACTACATCCGCTTTTTGAGGTTAAGGTCTCATACATACTTTTATTCTTACCTATAACGCGTGGGACTTTAACTGGCATTATATCGATGACTATACCATTACTTACACGCCCTAGATCCTTGCCTTTAACGGATAAGACGGGATCTATTGACCTATCAAAATTTTCAATTCTAGCTATAACATAGTCACCTACATCTAAATATCTCCTTAAGTCCTCTCCAACATTAATAGACCTCCCTAAAAGATTTGAAGCTGGTAAGTAAGCCTTATAAGGTGCTTTTATATCAACCACCCAGCCATAGATCTCAACGTCCTCCACTAAACCTATTACTATGTCATTAATCTTAGGATAATAAAACGAGCCTTCCAAGGGAATTACCTCAAATTGAGTATCTTTTACATCAAAAAGCCCAACAACTGTGGAGTAGTATTTGCTGTTAATCTTTAGTATATAAGGAGACCAAGGAATCTGAAATTCGCCTTCTGCTAATAACTCACCAGGAACTACTATTGACCTTGGCTGTAAGACAATTTTCTGGGACTGACTCATGTTCATCTCACTTGCAATACTTTAACTTCAACTTCTCCTTTTGTAAGACTATTTAACTTATCTATAACGTCTTGCTGTGCACCGGCAGGTATTTCCAATTCCGCAAGTAGCGTACCATCTTCTAACCAATTGGCCTTTTTTACCTCCCCTAAGTTATGCAATTGAGATTTAACCTTAGAGCTATATTCTGATGGTACTTTAATACTAAGCAAAGCCCTTGCTATTTTAATTGGAATTATCTTAGAAATCTCCTTTACTATTTGCATAGCTTGTGCTTCCACGTCTTTGTTTAAATCGATTTGTATTCTAGCTTGTTCCATTGCCATCTCTAATCTGGTTGGCGGAATTGGCAAATTAGTTTTTGGATCAACTGCGTTCCTATGAATAAAATCAATTATTTGCTTTCTCTTAGTTTCTAGCATTTCTTTCCTTTGTTCTGCAGTTACTGGTAATTCACCTTTAAGTAAAATTTCTTTTACAATTGTCTCGAAATCGGTAGTACCAAAAACTTTTTTAAGTGATGCTGGAGACGCTTTTAAACCTTTCTTTACGTCCTTATAAATAGTATCAGAAACCACTACATCAGAAAGACTTATGCTCTTCCCACTTCTAAAAGCTAATGCTTCTTTTGGCTTAGCTAATATCTCAAACCTCTCTCCATGTGACTCATATTTAACTATTACATAATCACGCTCCTTCGTCATGAAAAAAATCCACCTTATTATAACTTCTGTAAATACATATTCTTATCTTCATTAGTCATTTTCAGAAATAACCCAGTCTGGGTTGAGGCATATCCTATTTCCACAGTATTTGGAGTTAACTTTTCATTAGGCTTTAGAGTAGCCGATAAGGCCTTTAAAGCAAGCAATATAGTCTCTTCCACATTCAAATCCTCCTTATAATTCTTCTCTAAAAACTCAGTAGCTGTATAGTAACCCTGCCCTATTGCAACAGCTTGATATGGCATATATTGCCCACTAGGTTCAGTCATAAATAATTTAGGAACTGATTTATCTATTCCCGCAATTACTAGGGCAACGCCAAATGGTCTAACTCCTCCATGTTGTGTATACATTTGCTTAACATCAGCAACTGATTTGGTTAGATAATCAATGCTAACTGGTTCATCATATATTAACCTGTGTTGTAATGCTATATTCCTTGCATAGTCTATTAAAACTCTTCCATCAGAAGCTAATCCAGCAAAACTGCACCCTACGTGATCGTCGATTAAAAATACTTTCTCTATGCTATCTACATCTAGTAAAGATTGAGCTTTCCTTTTCTCACTTGCAATAACAACACTAGACTTTGATTTAATACCAATTGCTGTCCATCCCTTTTTTACAGCTTCAAATGCATAGTCTACTTGATATAGTGATCCGTCGGGCGAGAATATGGTTATTGCCCTATCATATCCCATAGCGGCTGGTCCGAACGCCATATACTATTCACTCATGAAATACTGAGTAATCCCTAATTTTAAAAATATCGTTCAGCTCGTCGCAGAGAACATCATCGATACAGTCCGGAGCGGCTTCATCACTTTAATCCGATTAGTTTTTTCGCCTTTTTTAAGCTACCGGTTGTCCTTCTAGGAACTATTAGAATTTTATTATTATTAATTTCCTTAGCAAAGGGTAAACTAGCTAAAACTGCCTTGTAACCTACCCTATTAGTGGATATAATTCCTTCTTGAGTATCTTCTCGATAGGTAACAACTTTGGGGTTTGCAATGTTAAGCCACACACTACCTAATAAGTCCTTCAAGGAGTTGCGAATAACTCTCTCTAAATCATCGCCTTTTACTTTATATTCAGAGATTACATAAAATACTATATACCTTTTAGCTCTTATTATTTTCTTATTTTTTACAATATCAACATTTAATTGTCTTCTTTTAAAATATAATACAGTTAATATAAGAATCCATAATATTAATATAATGTCAATTATTAATTGAATTGAGTTCATTCAACAACTTTATGGGATTTATTATAACAAACTTATAAGCTTCCTCTTCATCAGCTCCCAGTACAGTCAAATAACTTATTTTGGAGATTGGACTCCAGATTTCATCAAAAGAGCTTGCATACGAGGAGAAAATAATATTAGGTATCCATTTATATGCAAACAGTATAGCGTTATATAATAACCCGCTAGAAGATTTAAGGGAAATCTCAACAAATTTGCCATAAGATCTTAACAGATTTAGCATGCTTTTCTTAAATATTCTAATATTATCATCATCTAATACCACAGCATTAACCCTCTTATTGATAACAGCGTACTTTAAGGCATCTATTGAAAGGGGTTTTACAAAAACCAAAACTTCCTTACTAACAAATTGCTTCTTAAACGCCTTTTTCAGTTGATTTCCATTTTCTACTTTTATAGTAACTCTTTTTATACCAACTAAACCATCTTCACTAAAAATCGTATTATAACCTAGCCTTTTTGCATAAGGAAACAGCTTAGAGTTTAGAATGCATGATTCGACTATTAACAAGTTTCTTTATCTCCTCCTTTATATTCTCCAAGGAAGTATTAAACGAAATTATACATTTAATGACATCATCGCCCTCTTTAAGAACAAGTCTATGCTCAGCAATTAAATATTGTTTATCGAATCTCAAATATAACTTACTTCCATCTATATGAGAATCTATAGTTGTAAGAATAAGCATTAGTTCTGATGTTTCAATTTTCTCCAATATTATTTTAAAAAATTGCTCCCCACTCTTCCTATCAAATCTGTATTCCAATATAATTATTTTATTACCGTAATGACCTTGAGCAGTTGTAACATTTTTCTTTGAGTTAGAGATAAGAGGAGAGAAAAAACTCTCTATAGTATTTACTATTTTATTGTAATCCTCAGTCTCATGAATAAAAACTGAAATTATTGCTTGATTTATTTTCATACTTACTTTCCTGGTATTTTATCATACTCTTGTAATTTATAATACTTACTTGCCTCATGTCTTTTCTTTTCTTCTCTTTCCTTCTGTTTTCTATTCCACTTATATCTTACGGTACCCTTAAGTCCTCTAGATTTCCTCAATCCCCTGACCTTCTTACCTGCAGACGTTAGACCTCTAAATACTCTATTTCTATTGCTAGGATCTTGAAGCCACTTATGCTTAGGATCACTCTTTATTACCGGGTGAGAAGGATCCACCATGACGATCTCATAATACTTATAGAGACCATCCTCTCCAACATAATAACTACCAAGTACCTCTAAATTGGGATATTTCCTTGCAGCCCTTTCCTCAGCTATCCATCTATATCCTTTAGCTGGACTATAACCATAAACACCCATTCTTTTTGGCCTTCTACCCTTATTTGGTCTAGGCTTATTTAGACCTCCTCTTCTAACTCTAACTCTAACTATAACAAACCCTTGCTTAGCCTTATAGCCTAAACTTCTAGCCCTATTTAGCCTAGTTGGTTTAGCTAACCTAACTATCGAAGGTTCTTTTCTCCATTTGATAAGTCTTTGCCTTAATACACTTTTTTTCCACTCTTCTGAATTCCATGTATTCTCTATATAGTGATACATTGATAATGCCATCTATTCTCAAAATACTATGCTAAGCATCTAATTAATAAATGTGTCCACTAAATCAGAACATATGATTACCATTGGAATTATAGGAAAGACCAATGTGGGTAAAAGTACGTTTTTTGCAGCAGCAACGCTAAAAGATGTGGAAATAGCTAATAGACCATTTGTAACTATAAATCCAAATGAAGGCATAGGATATGTAAAAGTAAAATGCGCTCATACTGAATTCAATGTGAAGTGTAATCCAAAAAATTCTATATGTATTGAAGATTACAGATTCATACCAGTAAAACTAGTAGATGTAGCTGGATTAATACCTGGCGCTCATGAAGGAAGAGGATTAGGAAATAAATTCTTGGATGATTTACGTCAAGCTGATGCACTAATACACGTAATCGACGCAAGTGGGTCCACAAATGAAGAGGGCGTCCCAGTAGAGCCCGGATCTAGAGACCCTGAAGAGGATATAAAATTTATAGAAAGTGAGCTAGATGAATGGTTTTATTCAATTATTAATAAAGATTGGGCTAAATTTGCCAGAACATCAGATTTATCTGGAAAAGATCTAGTAGACGCGTTATTAAGCAAACTATCCGGAGTATCTGTAAATAGATCACACATTATTGAGACTTTAAAAGTTACAAAATTGGAAAACCTAAAATTAATGCAGTGGACGGAACAAGATCTAAGAGTATTTGCTAAAACTTTACGATCAGTAAGTAAACCTATGATAATTGCTGCGAACAAGAGCGATCTACCGCAAGCTAGAAATAACATTAGGAGATTAAAAGAGAAATACAAGTGGGCTATTCCAACTAGTGCAGCATCAGAAATGGCTCTACGGAAAGCCGCAAAAGCTGGAATAATATCTTACATTCCCGGAGATAGTGATTTTACCATACTTAAACCATTAAACGAGAAACAAAAGAGCGCTCTAGAATATATTAGAACTAGTGTACTACAAGTATATGGAAGCACTGGAGTTCAGCAAGCAATAAATACAGCAATCTTTGATGCGTTAAACATGATTGTAACATATCCAGTTGAAGATGAGAGAAAACTAACTGACAAAAATGGAAATGTTTTGCCAGACGCAATACTCTTAAAGAAAGGGTCTACTCCAAAAGATTTAGCTAATGCCATACATACGGAACTAGCTAAAGGTTTCTTATACGCTATTGATGTGAAAAGAAAAATGAGAGTGGGAGAGAATTATCAACTACAGAATAATGATGTAATAAAGATTGTTTCAAGTACCGCTAGACCTTCTTAGGTAATATGGAACATATTTCTCTCCTTTCTCAACATCTCTATCAACAACAGCTCCTGGATAAATCCAAGCATATGCACCAATCTTTACCCCAGGCAATATTGATACATTAATCCCAGTTCTTACATGGGCACCTACTATTGCACCTAATTTCTTTCTACCACTGCTTACCCTTTCGTTTTTTATATTAACCTTAACTTCCTCTTCATCAAACCGCAAATTCGCGGTTATAGTTCCAGCTCCAAAATTTACACCCTCACAGATTACACTGTCTCCGACATAACTTAAATGCGGAATCTTTGCGTTTTCCATTATCACGCTTTCCTTTATCTCGTTAAACGCACCAACCTTAACGTTACTTCCTATCACACTATATGGCCTTATATACGCATTAGGTCCGATAACAGAATTTTTACCTATATAAACGGGACCCTCTATATAGGTACCAGATTTTATTATAACCCCATCTTCAATAACTACTTTACCTTTGATTTTAACATTTTCTTCGATTACACCTAGATTTCGATCCTTCTCCTTATCTAAAAGTACCTTATTAGCTTCTATTAAATCCCAAGGCCTTCCTATATCTAACCATATTCCATTGTACGTAACTACCTTAACCTTATTTCCGATAAGATTTACAGCATCTGTAAGCTCAAATTCACCTCTACTTGATAAACTTATTTTATCAATATATGAGAAAATATCATAGGTAAACTTATAGATACCTGCGTTAATTATATTTGACGGAGGATTCTCAGGCTTTTCGACTATTC belongs to Saccharolobus solfataricus and includes:
- a CDS encoding elongation factor EF-2; this translates as MPRYKTVEQVLSLMKDRTRVRNIGIIAHVDHGKTTTSDTLLAASGIISPKVAGEALALDYLNVEQQRGITVKAANISLYHEAEGKGYVINLIDTPGHVDFSGRVTRSLRVLDGSIVVVDAVEGIMTQTETVLRQSLEERVRPILFINKVDRLVKELKLSPQEMLNRLLDIIRQVNNLIDMYGEPEFKEKWMINPQAGNVIFGSAKDKWGFSLPMAQKKGINMKNVIDAYTASDKSKLEELAAQAPINEALLDAAIKFVPNPIEAQKYRIPKIWKGDLDNELAKAMLNADPNGPIVFMITDMKVDPHAGLVATGRVFSGTLRSGEELWLVNAKTSQRILQVSLYMGPTRELAEEIPAGNIAAVLGLDRARSGETAISVGFSNVQGSFERLHYISEPVVTIAVEPKNPKDLTKMIDALRKLSIEDPNLVVKINEETGEYLLSGMGFLHLEVSLQLLRENYGIDVVTTPPIVVYRESIRAKSQVFEGKSPNKHNKFYLSVEPLNDKTIELISNGTIREDMDSKEMAKILRDEASWDYDEAKRIIAIDENVNVFVDLTSGVQHLREVMDTVLQGFRLAMKEGPLAHEPIRGVKVILHDAVIHEDPAHRGPAQIYPAVRNSIFAGFLTSRPTLLEPIQKLDIRVPADLIGNVTAVITRKRGKILDVSQIANMSRITAEIPVSESYDMASELRGSTGGRAFWGTEFSRWAPVPDSILLDVVTKIRERKGLPKELPKVEDFLS
- the xpf gene encoding 3'-flap repair endonuclease Xpf; this translates as MVIRIYADDREKASGIPELLKELGITVIFSQLTVADYVITDDVAVERKSVNDLVNSVFDKRFFDQISRLSEVYRFPILLVEGDINDIRKITEKWRAINNALISATIDYDVKVFYSRDKKDTAEVLKKIAEKFQFGENKSNRISLHNKAKLESVSDIQLYIVESFPNVGSILAERLLLKFGTIQNICNASISELEKALGSRKKAEDIYKILRTHYSKTNLDNDSKKTTSLFDFL
- a CDS encoding prefoldin subunit beta, which gives rise to MAEKLPPEVQAQLAKFQQLKDQLDRLLLEKSTIENELREINKVLEELSVLNADATIYKIVGNLLVKSDKTSVEKELNDRKELLELRSRTYQKQESILRKQLEDLQAKINDMLSKYYPQGGQTGIKA
- a CDS encoding KEOPS complex subunit Pcc1, with translation MKIQISLYVDNSNKIELQEIIYNSIIIEKIDTKYVKIRKSPLQIEIDAPSITRARAIMNSYILWIYTILKSLEEVEKSGREITSRSSSSTS
- a CDS encoding Brix domain-containing protein, whose product is MHIHRTRIVITSSRDPSIRTRNFLNVLTFVLPDSVKITRGKKSKIEIFERAINLGALYLLFVLAKNGNPLRIIVYDLESLSIKYFFKLSGLSLPSDYNVSLNQIKGHSNVCIKLNECDFLRDFLVDMNMYNLTNNCDVVVNSRLIHTNICELLFMLTTKNIKFLKMILEA
- a CDS encoding 50S ribosomal protein L37ae, which produces MGKVTGISGRFGARYGSTLRKKWKEIMEKRYDEHQCPYCKTTGKVIRLASGIWYCKKCNSKWAGLAYTPY
- the rrp42 gene encoding exosome complex protein Rrp42, with the protein product MSSTPSNQNIIPIIKKESIVSLFEKGIRQDGRKLTDYRPLSITLDYAKKADGSALVKLGTTMVLAGTKLEIDKPYEDTPNQGNLIVNVELLPLAYETFEPGPPDENAIELARVVDRSLRDSKALDLTKLVIEPGKSVWTVWLDVYVLDYGGNVLDACTLASVAALYNTKVYKVEQHSNGISVNKNEVVGKLPLNYPVVTISVAKVDKYLVVDPDLDEESIMDAKISFSYTPDLKIVGIQKSGKGSMSLQDIDQAENTARSTAVKLLEELKKHLGI
- the rrp41 gene encoding exosome complex exonuclease Rrp41, with the protein product MLQVERPKLILDDGKRTDGRKPDELRSIKIELGVLKNADGSAIFEMGNTKAIAAVYGPKEMHPRHLSLPDRAVLRVRYHMTPFSTDERKNPAPSRREIELSKVIREALESAVLVELFPRTAIDVFTEILQADAGSRLVSLMAASLALADAGIPMRDLIAGVAVGKADGVIILDLNETEDMWGEADMPIAMMPSLNQVTLFQLNGSMTPDEFRQAFDLAVKGINIIYNLEREALKSKYVEFKEEGV
- the rrp4 gene encoding exosome complex RNA-binding protein Rrp4, yielding MSQSQKIVLQPRSIVVPGELLAEGEFQIPWSPYILKINSKYYSTVVGLFDVKDTQFEVIPLEGSFYYPKINDIVIGLVEDVEIYGWVVDIKAPYKAYLPASNLLGRSINVGEDLRRYLDVGDYVIARIENFDRSIDPVLSVKGKDLGRVSNGIVIDIMPVKVPRVIGKNKSMYETLTSKSGCSIFVANNGRIWATCPSRFSEEILIEAIRKIENESHIKGLTDRIKQFIEEKLGERNASSGETKTNS
- a CDS encoding ribosome assembly factor SBDS; translation: MTKERDYVIVKYESHGERFEILAKPKEALAFRSGKSISLSDVVVSDTIYKDVKKGLKASPASLKKVFGTTDFETIVKEILLKGELPVTAEQRKEMLETKRKQIIDFIHRNAVDPKTNLPIPPTRLEMAMEQARIQIDLNKDVEAQAMQIVKEISKIIPIKIARALLSIKVPSEYSSKVKSQLHNLGEVKKANWLEDGTLLAELEIPAGAQQDVIDKLNSLTKGEVEVKVLQVR
- the psmA gene encoding archaeal proteasome endopeptidase complex subunit alpha, translated to MAFGPAAMGYDRAITIFSPDGSLYQVDYAFEAVKKGWTAIGIKSKSSVVIASEKRKAQSLLDVDSIEKVFLIDDHVGCSFAGLASDGRVLIDYARNIALQHRLIYDEPVSIDYLTKSVADVKQMYTQHGGVRPFGVALVIAGIDKSVPKLFMTEPSGQYMPYQAVAIGQGYYTATEFLEKNYKEDLNVEETILLALKALSATLKPNEKLTPNTVEIGYASTQTGLFLKMTNEDKNMYLQKL
- a CDS encoding Rpp14/Pop5 family protein, coding for MNSIQLIIDIILILWILILTVLYFKRRQLNVDIVKNKKIIRAKRYIVFYVISEYKVKGDDLERVIRNSLKDLLGSVWLNIANPKVVTYREDTQEGIISTNRVGYKAVLASLPFAKEINNNKILIVPRRTTGSLKKAKKLIGLK
- a CDS encoding RNA-binding protein; the encoded protein is MKINQAIISVFIHETEDYNKIVNTIESFFSPLISNSKKNVTTAQGHYGNKIIILEYRFDRKSGEQFFKIILEKIETSELMLILTTIDSHIDGSKLYLRFDKQYLIAEHRLVLKEGDDVIKCIISFNTSLENIKEEIKKLVNSRIMHSKL
- a CDS encoding 50S ribosomal protein L15e — protein: MALSMYHYIENTWNSEEWKKSVLRQRLIKWRKEPSIVRLAKPTRLNRARSLGYKAKQGFVIVRVRVRRGGLNKPRPNKGRRPKRMGVYGYSPAKGYRWIAEERAARKYPNLEVLGSYYVGEDGLYKYYEIVMVDPSHPVIKSDPKHKWLQDPSNRNRVFRGLTSAGKKVRGLRKSRGLKGTVRYKWNRKQKEREEKKRHEASKYYKLQEYDKIPGK
- a CDS encoding redox-regulated ATPase YchF, which codes for MITIGIIGKTNVGKSTFFAAATLKDVEIANRPFVTINPNEGIGYVKVKCAHTEFNVKCNPKNSICIEDYRFIPVKLVDVAGLIPGAHEGRGLGNKFLDDLRQADALIHVIDASGSTNEEGVPVEPGSRDPEEDIKFIESELDEWFYSIINKDWAKFARTSDLSGKDLVDALLSKLSGVSVNRSHIIETLKVTKLENLKLMQWTEQDLRVFAKTLRSVSKPMIIAANKSDLPQARNNIRRLKEKYKWAIPTSAASEMALRKAAKAGIISYIPGDSDFTILKPLNEKQKSALEYIRTSVLQVYGSTGVQQAINTAIFDALNMIVTYPVEDERKLTDKNGNVLPDAILLKKGSTPKDLANAIHTELAKGFLYAIDVKRKMRVGENYQLQNNDVIKIVSSTARPS